GAGAGGCCGGTTATTTTTTGGATTTAGGGGGAGAAGAAATGGCTGTTTCCATTATTAACGGCAATGTTCTTGAGGCGCAGGCGGATGCACTGATCCTAACTATTGACGGTGCTCGCAAAGGGATGGAAGGGAATATTGCGCGTCAGTTTTCAAGGAAATGGCCAGAGGTTTGGGCAGAGCTTGAGGATGAAATATCATATCCGCTGCCCTTGGGGCAGGTATTTGATTATGAGCCTGTATCTGAATGTCCATTTAAGCTTCTGTTGATTGCCTCGACATTAGTTCATATGGGAAATCTTACAGAATATTATCTCAAGGGTATCGTCAGGACTGCATTTGAGGAGGCGCTAACAAGAGCTGCAGAATACAATGTAAGCAAAGTTGCATCGGCCGTAATGAGCGGCGGATGGCGACTGAAACCACAGGCCGCCTTTCTCTCAATGACGGATGGATATGAAAGCGCTACCCGGAACGGAAGCAAAATCGGCATAGAGATCTATTTGCCAGATCAACAGCAGTATTTGCATATAAAGGCCCTTGCAGAAAGCATGGGATGGAGGTAGGGGTGTCAAGGAAACATGAAGACGGAGAAAATGCATTACCTTTCAGGCGTTAGAGGTTACATTTCCTGATCTTCTCCTCCAAGATACTCCGTTTCGTCGCATATCGTTCCCTTGATACCCTGATAATGGTTGCAGCATTCTTCTCAGTATCTCGCAGGCTATCCGGGGGCAGCGTTATTGCCGAAAAAGCATTCCCTGCGATTCCATCGATCATCAGTCTGAGATAGACATGATATTTGGGCAAGTTACAGAAGTCGTCTTCTACGAAAGTCCCCAGTTCCTTTTCCAACCGTTCTGCATCCTCTGCCCCTACCCTGAAAGAGATAATCGTTCCACAATTGCCGAATATGGCATTTTTCACTTTATCCTCGACCTGCTCGATGTACTGATTTGCCAGAATAAGATTCAGCCGGTATTTCCTGGCCTCACTTAAGATATTGGCAAAGGATTCAGTCGCAAAGTTTTGAAATTCGTCAGTATACACATAGAAGTCTTTTCGCTCTTCTTCCGGAGTATCCACTCTCCCCATGGCTGCCAACTGTATTTTCGTTATCATCATCGCCCCGAGCAGGGCTGAATTGTCTTCCCCGATCCTTCCTTTGGAGAGATTCATTATCAGTATTTTCTGGCTGTCCATAATCTCTCTCACATTAAAGGAGCTCTTTGGTTGGCCGAAGATATTCCTGATTAGGTGGCTGGACAGGAACTGTCCGACCTTGTTCTGGACTGGTGCTATCGCTTCCTCACGATAACGATCATTCCACTTGTCAAAGGTTTTCTGCCAAAAGGCTCTGACTACCGGATCTTCAAGCTCTGAGGCGACCTGTTTTCTGAAAGCTTCGTCCCGCAACATGCGCTGAACTCCCAAAAGAGTGGAATTGGATGTCTCCAGCAAGGCCAGGAGAGTGTTGCGTAAGGTATCTTCCAGTCGTGGTCCCCAGCTGTCATGCCAGATCTTCTTAAAAACTCCGATAAGGCCTGAAGCGGTCAAATGTCTCATTTCAGGGCCGATGTTCTCCATAGGATTAAAGGCTATCGGATAGTCCTGATCGGAAGGATTGAAGTAAATAACGTCATTGATTCGGCTTGATGGAATTGCTTTTAACAGTTTTTCGGCAGTATCCCCATGAGGATCAATATAAGCCACCCCATGGCCTTTCCTGATATCCTGAATGGCCATAGTCTCTAAAAGATTCGTCTTTCCCATGCCTGTTTTGCCGATAATATACATATGCCTTCTCCTGTCATCCTGCTTAATGCCGAACTTCTTTTGCTCGTTTCTGAAGTTTGTTTTTGCAAAAAAGGTAATTTCTGCCATGGCGATATGATTAATTGGTTAAAAATAGAGGGCATACCTGTTAGGGATGCCCTCATGAGTTTCAGACCTTCAAGATCCTGATAAAGGTCTGCAGGTTCTTTACTGCCTGCATGGCTATTTCGTCAAGGTTCTTGCTCTCAGAAGAGAACGATACATATTTGCACTTGTTGAGTAGTGCAAAATGGGCCGCAGAAAGATAAGGCAGTCCGAAATTGCATACTGCCTGCTGCCCGCGGGAGATGAGTTTCACGCAGTCCAGCATATCAGTGGTGAACTGGACTTCCTGTTCCGTATCGATACGGCTGAAGTTGTAGAGATACAGCTCAGGGTTAAAGGAATTATGGAAGACCTGTCTTCCGTCCTTTATCCTGATCCCGTAGTAGGCTATTTTGCTGCCGAGTTCATCAAATACAGTAAAGGCGACGCACCCTGACAGCATAGTCTTTCCCTTTGGCCTGCCGATTCCCAAAGAACTTGCCGTCTCCGCAGATATCCCCTGAAGCTCAAGATACCTGTCGTATTCGAGGTCATAAGAAATGCTGATCGGCTTTTCAATCCTGGAAGCAGGATATGCAACTGCTTTCTCGATCAAAAGTGCCTTGGCTTCGTCCCAGCTCATGACCTTTGTCTCCATGAGCAGAGATATTATCTGTCCTGACCCTTTACAACCAGGACAGTACCAGACATTTTTCTTGTCTCCGTAAGCCCTGATTACAGCCTTTCCTTCCTCACATTTGGTGCAGGGGTAGTGGACATAAGCCCCTGATTGCCCTCCTTCAACTCCGATAACGGTAAGCGCCTTCATGGTATCAATTGCCTGCAACGTCTCGAGATACTTCATGTCTCCTCCTTTGGTTGGGTTGATTGTTATTACTAAGGACCGCGTAATACGGTCCCTGCAAGGAACAGATTGAACGATGGAAATAATCTGAAAGGTCTGGGGAAAGAACTTTGTGCGTATATATTTAACGAGCGGAATTTCGGGATAACCCCAGCCGCCTCTTTGGGCGGCCAGGGTTAAAGAGTGTCGGTCCTTTAGGTTGATGTTTTGCTCTGCACCAGCTCAGACATCAACCGTCATCACGTTGTGCAGTCCCTATCACAGTTAAGCTATCTACCCTAAGGTAGAAGAGTTTCTGTCCCTATCTCTTGGACATCAATGATGACCGGCGCTTCCGGCATGGTGACCGTAAGCATTGGTAGGACCCCAAAATAAACCAGAACAGTCCTGATCTGCTCTGGGCTCCTACCACTTTTTAATAGACAGAAAAGTCTTATATCTGAACTTCAAAGCCTTTATGATTAAAAATCTTTCCGTTTTGTAAAAAACCGGAATAGGTTGCCCCCACAATTCTGTTTGGCTTCCTTCGTAAGGTCTTTCTCACTATTTCGAATAGTTTCTCAAGTCGGGCTTTTTCGCCCTCCGGGCTGTCATAGCGATGTCGCATAAAGAAGATCACCCGGTACGCTCCATGTCCTGAATAATTCTTTTGGATCTTCTCGATCAACTGGTCGTCGTTCATATGTCCATTGTCAAACTCGAAATAGAGATTTTCCATATGAGCATCAGGGTTTTCCCTGATCCATCTGACAGACAGTTGTTCAATACCACCAAGGTTTCTGTCATGCAGAAACTTGGCAAGGCAGTCCCTCAGTTGGTTGTCATGAAGGAAGTGATGGTTTCCCACATCCTTCTTCTTTGTGCAGGGACTGCCATAAACTGCATGGTTACCCTGATCATGCAGTTTCTTTAGACGCATTACCCTCTTGGTTCTGGTCATCTTTTCGAGCTCGGTTCTGATGACTGCAGCCCCGCTGGTCGTAATACATAGAAAAATATACGGGACGAGGGGGCCTGGGGCAACTCCCCAGCTCGGAAGTTTATGATGTCCTGCGTCTAAAGTTCCGAGCTGGGGAGTTGAACATCGAGAGTTCACTCGCCAGGTCTCCCTCTGTCCCTATTAGAAATGGCTTATTGCCGGCCCATATTACTGTGACCGGGCATGCTTGATGTTCTGAAAATTAAAATAGTGTGAGGTATTACGGTAAGGTCTGAATATACCCCTATCTAAAGGTTGCTTATTTTAAAAAGGAAGGGGAAAGTCATTGCCTTCCCCTTGAAATGTTCTACGTGTTTCCGGTCTGTTTTAGTTCCGAAGATTTGTCATCGGCCTTCAGTTCTTCGATAACTGCCTGTCTGCCGATCTCCCTCAAAGGCCTCAGTTCGCATCCGAAACGGGCGATTGCGATCCGCTGCAGTTCCTCGTTCTTCAGATTGTCGTATTGCCAGCCCATCGTCACCTCCTAATAGGGCAATGGTTCTCCGTGGAGCCAGTCATTAAAGCGTTCGGCTATCGGCATTGTCACCTTCTTTTCGTCGATGGTGGCGTTATACTGCTGCCAGCCTTCATAGCACGGCACGATCTTGACGATTGCACCATTTGAGAGGCCAACCTTGACCATTCTTTCACTTTTCTTTGTCTGCCCGATAAACTTTAGGTATCTGATATAGATATTCATGGAAACCTCAGTTTTCTGTGATCGCGGCATGAAGCGATATATGCTTCTCCATAATCACGATCGGCGGGCAGGATTTCAATGCCTCGGTGCAGGCGTTGTAAAAGCTCCACATTGTCCGGGGTCTGAAATCGTCATAGGAGGGCGTGAGCCATTCCTTCTTTACGACCGGCAACTGTCGAGGTGTAAGGATACCGTGTCCGAACATCAGACCTATCATCTTGAAAGCCTCGGTGTTGTCGATCATCCTTCCCTTCATGGTCTCTGAATCCTCGACGATCTTCCGGAAATTCTGCTGGCTCCGGTACAGCGTCGAAATTGCTGCGTCTTCAAGTCCCTGCCAGACGTTCGCGGTATGCTTTCGCATGATCGTGATGTCTCCTGTAAGGGCAAGGTTATCGCAAACGAATACCTGTGCGCCGATGGCAATACCAATTGCCATGCTCTTGTCATAGGAATTCCTGAATCCTATGGAGAGCCCAAGCTCTGTATGGTCGTTCCTGAATGCCAGGACTCCGAACATCTGCTGCCCGTCCCTCGCAAGGGCATACTGCTCATTTGAGAGCGTGAAGCCTTTGAGAATATCTCTTCCGATGGTCGAAAGCGTATCCGCAAGGTTGTTGTGAGGCACCGGGATATAACTGTCCGTGGCCTCTGGTACCGGGACAAGTGCAAGATCGTCCCTTGTTACGATCTGTCCTCCTCTGTGAACAAGTAATGACATGTTGTAAACCTCCTATCAGTGGATTTCCAGACAGAAATAGTCTGGGATTAGGGAAAGCTGGTTTTCATCAATTCCGGGGGCCTCTGTTATAAGAAGCCCCTCCTCCTTTACCTCTATCCGATAACCTGAGACAGATAGCCTTGAGATGTTGTTTGCTTCAAGATACGTCGCTATACTGAACTCAAGATCGGGCAGTTCACCGGCAAGCCTTCGCCGGTGGTACAACTTGCGCACCAACCGCGACAGCTCTGTTCGTGTCATCGACTGCATCCTCCAATGCTTTGTGAATGATCTGGTTGACTAACCTTGTCATAGGGATCTTCATTTCCTTAGACCTTCTGTAGAGAACCGGGATGTACTGCTCTGATATTTTGGGGCTATACATTTTCACCTCGCTTTCTATTTGGGAATTTATAGATATCCCTTTTCTTTGAGTGATACATAGCCATCTCCTATGATCACGTGGTCCAATACTGCAATCCCGATAATCTCTCCGGCCCCTTTGAGGTTTTCAGTTATCGAAATATCATCGCGGCTTGGTGTCGGATCTCCTGATGGGTGGTTGTGAATCAGCAACAAGGAAGCTGCTGAAGAGAGCAATGCGGTTTTGAATACTTCCCTTGGATGGATAAGAGAGCCGGTCATGGTCCCTGCTGATACCCTGTCTATGCAGAGTATTCTGTTTTTTACGTCCAAATGCAGAGCAATAAAGTGCTCCTTTGTCTCCTGTTGCAAAAAACTGAACAGGCTAAAAACTGTTTGAGCATCACTGATGATTTTTGAAACGTATTGCTCAGTTCCCTCCTGGATGGTCAGTTTTTCATAGACTGCCTTGATTACTTTGAAGTGTGTAGTGCGGCTGTTTTCTAAAAGAACTTTCGGCATACCTCCTCCTAATAGCAGCTGTGGCAATAGGTCTGGATTCTCCCTCCGCCTATTGATACGATGATGAGTGTGTTGGCCAGGTTATGGCCGACGGTGCAGAAATGTCCGCAATCGAGCCTGATTCTGTTGCCTGACAGAAGCAAGGCCAGATCACTGCTTGCAATCTCTTTGCTCATGGTTTTCACCTCCTTTTGGTTTTAATACCCTGATTGCCGGAGACAATATGAAGGAAAGGCGCAAACGTGCGACTGGCGTGGAATCAGAAAATAGATTTCCTTGACTGTCAAGACCGATCAATTGGCCCCGGCAATCAGGGTATTAGAGGAGGGTTATAGAAGAAGATTTGAATACGTCTTAGTTCATACAGGCAAGGCGGGATTATATTTCACTTTTTTTCATTTGGGGTCTTGACAGGATTTTCGGGCTTATTAAAGCGCCAAGGGGCGGAGAAGAAGTGACATACTTTTCCTCCGCCCCGTCTGGCAATCCTAATGAACCTTAATTTTTGAGAAGAGCCGCTTCTTGATCCGGCATTCTGGACAGGTGCCCAGTATGTTGCTACCCTGATCTTCTGTTTTATTCCAGATCAGTCCGCACTCCTGGCAGACACCTGTTTTAGGCATATAAGGCTCATTATGATCGGCGTGTTTCTCTTCACCGGCAAATGCCAGTGAAAGGGCCTGGGCTACTGCTGTCTCTTCTGCTCCTTCCAGAACATAAGTCTTCCGAAAGATAAATCGACTCTCCGAAAGTGCTGGAGCATGCCCAGTGAAGAAACGGGCTGGATTTGCAACGTCCGGGGTGACTGTTGCCCGGTAGAATGGCCATCCGAGCATCTCGACCTGTTCGGTCCAGATGCAGCCATTGGGGTGCTGCTTGTTAAAGAACATAAGCCTTTCGGCTACCGGCAGTGTTTGTTTTGTTTTTGTTTCTGTTTTTGTCTTAGGGGGTTGTTCCTGAGACATAACATTTGGGATTAATGATTAACTATGGACAGTAGCACACTGGCAGAATCTGTCAAGAGGAGGAGAATGAATTGAGGAGGAGAATGAATAAAAAGAAGGCCGAGCTTCAGTGAGCCTCGGCCAAGCTTTGAGGATGCAATATCTACTTTTCTTTTCTGACGCCCTTGAATGGCTTATCATCAGCCTTCTGGTCTGCAAAGCGGCCGGTGTCGCTATCACGCTTTATCCAGCGGTCGTTCTGCGGATTGTGCGTCTGACTACGATCTTTTACAGCACCGATACGATGACCGTCCCCATAGGGTTTGTTTTTTGCCATTGATTAGCACCTCCTTTTTTATATGATTTCTTCGTCGCCTGCATCTACGTCTTCACTGCTGGCTTCCAGATCGAGCATCTTGATCTCCGGAAGGGATGAACCGATGATACCCTGCATATCTCCGTACATCCCTGAAGTGCTCATGATTACCTTTTCAATCTGACGCTCTCGTTTCGCCCACATTTTTGTTGTCGCCCGTTTTTCCTTATCAAGGTCCGCTTTTATGGTAACGAACGCCTCAACAATGGCCTCGACTTTATGTCTGAAGGACGGACCTGATAGATAGTTGTAAAGAAGTTCCATTTTTTCGTCCTTATTTGTAATCGATAACGTCGCCTGATTGACCTGTATCAAGGTAGACCTAAGGAGTGCTGCTACATGGGTGGCGATGGCCGGGGTGGTTACCCATATTCCTTCGACTTCGCCAAAGGTATGCATACCTTTTGGGAGTGCCTCCGTAACGATGACAGCGATCTCCGCTCTCACTTCTCTCTGATCGTTTTTCAGCTTTTCGATCCATCCGTCGCTCCAAGCCTTTGTCCTCTTTGTCTCCCATATGATGGTTCCGCAATTCTGACCTGCGGAACTTATCACCCTTTGAAGGATGTCGGCGCCTCTCATGCCTTTTGACACCGGCTCGACACAATCGAATGGAAAGCAGGTTTTCAGCAGCACCTCAATGTCCAGTTCCAGCACCTCGCCCTGTGTCTGCATTGAACCTTGTTCAGCCTTCCTCTTGAGATCATCTATTGTTTTTCGCATGTCATCAAGCTGTTTGTCTTTTTCAAGATCCTTCATCCTGTGATTCTCGGTAAACTGCTCTACAGCCTTATCTCGAATCTTCTCTCGTTCCTCATCTATCTTCCTGGCCACCTCCAGCTCAAGACTTTTCTGACGATCATCGAGTTCTCTTGCCTTCTTCCTGAGTTCCAGTTCGTTATTCTGAGATTCTTTCAGTCTCTGGTCTTTTGATGCAATTTGCCCTTGAAGATCCTTGAGTTCCAACTTCATGGCAGATTCAGCCTCTGCCTTCGCGGTTTGCCTCAGCTTTGTCTCTTCAATCTTCAGCTGCTCCGCCACCTGCTGAGCTACCGTGTTTCTTGCGACCTCGATTTCTCTGAGCTGTCCTGCAACCTGCTTCTCCCTTTTAGTGATGGCGAGTTCTCGCTCACGCGCTTCAATCTCAAACTCTTTCTGCAGCCCCTCCCTAATCTGGTGAGAGAGTGTTTCTGTCAGCGGTATTTCTTTGTTGCAATGGGGACATAGAATTGTCTGTTCCACTTTATTCATCCTCCTATGCCGCCATCTTCAGTGGGGGCATAACCTCTTCAACATCATCAGGTTTCTTTGTTCCATAAATGACCCAGTCTGCTGCAATGCGTCCATACGTCTGAAGGCAGCTGATAATTCGGTCATCAGCCTCAATACCTTCAATATGCAAATGATCCTCGACATCTTCGTTAAAATAGGCATAACTTACATACCTCTCAATACAAGCTTCTTCGGAGAAATCTAACTCTTCCATCCTGACCTCCTCATCAGTACACGCGTATTCCTCTTTCTTCGCACAGTCTGCAATGGAATGCTAGGGGCCTGATTTCCAATATATTGATTTTGTCAGTGGTAGTCTCTCTCTTCTCCATATGAACGCAGAGTGTGTAATAGATCTCTTCCGGAAAGATGTCACTCCCACAGGAGCTGCATCTGATATCGCTGGTATTTTTAGTTCCCTTCGTTGTTGATAAGGTTAAGTCGATCATGCCATATGCATTGCAAAGGTAATGCCAGGATCGAAAAACAGCCAATGTTTGGCATTTAACGAAAATAACCTATTCATTTATAAGAGTTTTCGCTGGAACGTTTTGAGTCTGGGATTCTTGGCCATGTTCTTTAATATGATGTTTATGATAATAATTATTGTAATTAACAAGATTATTTGTGTAATATTCAGCATGATTAATAAAGTCTTATTTGCTTGGATAGGCAAAACCGACCTGCGAGCCTCGCTGGGGGAACTGGGGGATGGGCTTGGACCAATCGGCCAGGCTGTCAGCAAGCGCTCTTTTTCCTGTATTGCCCTTATCTCAAATTACAAAAAGGAAGAAGAAAAGCATTTTATAGATTGGCTTAAAACGAAGACATCTGCTCTTGTCCTTAGACATCATGTGGAATTATCCAGCCCTACAGACTTTAAAGAGATTTACGAGTCTGCTACAAATACTATAAATGAAGTAAAAATGAGACTCGGGTCAAAAGAAATGCAGCCAACTTATCACCTAAGCCCCGGCACACCAGCTATGGCTGCGGTATGGATACTTCTCTCAAAGACATCACACCCCGCTGAACTTATAGAATCTTCACAGGAGAAGGGAGTAAAGACCGTATCCCTACCTTTCGAGATATCGGCTGATTATGTTCCCGATATTCTGAAGCCCGCTGACGATGAAATTCTTAAGCTTACCCAAGGCCTACCTCCTGAGTCTCCTGAGTTTGGGGCAATCATTCATCGCTGCAAAGAGATGAAGCGAGTTATCGCTCAAGCACGAAGGCTTGCTGTCCATGATGTCCCTGTTCTTATACAGGGAGAATCCGGCACTGGCAAGGAGCTTTTCGCTCGTGCTATTCATACGACAAGTCCAAGGATGGCTAATCCCTTTGTTGCAGTCAACTGTGGATCAATACCGCCTGAGCTCGTAGAGTCTGAGTTTTTTGGTCACACAAAAGGTGGCTTTACGGGGGCGATTTCCGATAGGAAGGGCTATTTTTCTGCCGCTGATGGAGGCACCCTTTTCCTTGATGAAATCGGAGAGTTGCCCCTTCCTGCACAGGTAAAGCTTTTGAGAGCAATACAAGAAGGCATGATCACTAAGGTCGGCTCCAGTAAGACGGAGTCTATTAATGTAAGAATCATCGCAGCGACCAACCGAAACCTTATAGAAGAGGTTGCATCAGGGAGATTCAGGGAAGACTTATTTCACCGTATTGCCGTTGGCGTACTGTATCTACCGCCACTTAGAGACCGTCACGGAGATCTTAACCCAGCTATCGAGCACATCCTTGAAAGTATTAACCGAAAGTTCGAGGATAGGCCAGGCTGGAAACATAAGAATATTTCTGCAGGCGCAAGAAATCTTATGCACCAACACCCTTGGCCAGGCAATGTCAGGGAACTCTATAATACTCTTTCGCGGGCTGCTATCCTGATCGCAGGTGAGACAATAGAAACTGACGATATCCGTGAGGCATTATTCCCTGTGAGCAGTTCTCAAAATAACCAAGAAAAAATGCTAAATCGCAATCTGGGCAACGGTTTCAGCCTGCCTGACATGCTTTCAGATGTGGCGCGTCACTATTTGAAAAGAGCGGTTGTGGAAAGCAAAGGAAATAAGACAAAGATTGCCTCGCTGTTAGGCTTATCAAACTACCAGACGGCAAGTAACTGGTTAAAGAAATATGGGATCGAGGAGTGATGGCACGACGATTGCTTTATAATCAATTATCATGGAGAACAGTCATCAATGAATGAAAAAGAGACGTGCAAGCAGATAATTGAACCGGCACTGCAGAATGCTGGCTGGGATTTAGAAGCACAGCTACGCATAGGTCCGGGTCGCGTCAATCTCACTGGCGAAACACTTACTTCAATGTACGATGAGACGCAGGCAATTATTGCAGACTATCTCCTTCGATATCGTGGTATCCCTCTCGCCATTTTGGAAGCTAAGGCAAAGTCTGAAGACGCGGCCGACGGCATGCAACAGGCATCACGCTACGCGCACCGCTTATTAATTCGTTTCTCGCTTGCCTCTAACGGACATCATTGGATTCTTACTGATAACGATACCGGAAAATACGAAACGCTAACAACCCCACCTACACCTGAAGACATAGTTGGGCGAATGGGTGTCAACATAGACTGGGACCGGTGGGCAAGTTCCTTTATTGCTGGCCTTCATGTTGACCAGGTTTCTCGCAAAAAGGTCCGCCCATATCAGGAAATGGCGATTGCAAAAACACTATGGCAATTTGCGCAGGGCAATCCACGTGCCCTTTTGTTGATGGCAACAGGCACAGGCAAGACATTCACTGTATTTCAGCTCATTTGGAAGATGCTGAACAGCAATGCTCTTAAACGTCAGCATATCCTATTCCTTACCGACCGGAACAGTCTTAAAGATCAGGCCTATCGGGCATTTGCTGCTTTTTCGGCGGACGAACGGGTCACTATTGATAAGGAAACTATATCTCAGGGCCAGCATCTTGTCGGCAAGATTTTCTTCGCCAACTATCAGAATCTCGATGAGGAGTTAAATGGCAAAAAGCTCTATGAATACTACGATCAGGATTTCTTCGATCTTGTCGTAATTGATGAGTGCCATCGGTCGGGTTTCGGTGACTGGTTTGGCGTGCTGGAGCATTTCAGCGGTGCACTTCAGCTCGGACTGACTGCTACGCCGCGAGAACTGGAAGAAGCCAGCCGGCCGCTGACCGCTGAAGAAAAACGGCGAGACACTTATGATTACTTTGGTGAGCCTATTTATATCTACAGCCTGAAACAGGCTATTGAGGATGGCTATCTTGTTCCTTATCTACTGGAAGAACGTATTACTAATGTTGATGAGGCTGGCTACACCGGTCCTGACGGCAAGCACTATACAACTGCAAACTTTGAACGCGATATTCGTATGCCTGACCGGACAAAGGCGATCGCTGAAGATCTTTGGGAAATTTCTGGAAAGTATGGGCTGCGCGATGATAAAACAATTATATTCTGTGTCGACGACACTCACGCAGCATTCATGGCCCAGGAGTTACGCCGCCTCTCCGGCGATAATGACTACGCAGCTCGTATCACTCGGGCTGAACGAAATAGCCATCAGCTTGAGCGCAATTTTGCGATTGTTGGTCCCAGTAATCCGCGTGTTGCAGTTACTGTGGATCTTTTGACTACCGGTTATGATGCCCCTGATGTAAAAAACATTGTCTTTGCGAGACCGCTGCGCAGTTCAATTCTCTACAAACAGATGAAGGGACGCGGCACCCGCCTTTGCGAGGACATTAATAAGCGCTACTTCACTATTTTTGACTATTCGGGTGCAAGTCAACTTGAAGATGCCGAGTTCGATGGACATCCTGCCAACCAACAAAAGGGAACGCTGCCAAAGTCCAAACCCAAAAAGAAGAGTGAAGACTCAGCTCCTAAGCCGGTGGGGGAAGGTGTCTCAGTCATCATTTCGGCTACAAATCGATACATCTGCCTTGCAGATGGCCGTAAGATTCCCTTTGAGGAATACACTGAGCAGTCCCGAGAGTTCATCTTGGATGTGTCTACTAAAAGCATCGATGAATTGTTATCCATCTGGATTGACAAGAAAAGTCGTCAGGAGCTTCGTGAAGAGTTACGCGATCATGATATATATCCATCGGCTTTTCGTCATTACCTGGAATTGCCGCAGACTGATGATGTCGATATTCTTGCCAAGATTGGATTTGACCTGGTCCGTGTTCCTACCCGCCATCAGAGGGTAGACAGGTTCTGGCAGAAGGATAAAGCATGGCTGCTTTCCCACTTTGGGATGGCACTTCCTAAAACAGCAGAGATCATTCCTTTTCCAAAACCGAATCCGGTTTCTCTTCCTTTGGCTGCCGAAGCTCCGGCAATCTACAAAACAGATGGTCAGCATAAACTTGAATTCTGGGAAACCGCGTTGGACCATTATGCACTTTTCGGAATAGACGACCTGGAGCAAGCGCGCACCTACGGCGCACCCCAGTTTGTCGATCAGTTCGGCAGCTTTCAGTCACTGACCCGCCATTACGGCGGTGCTCAATTATTAAAAACAGACTTAGAGGCAGTAAAAAAACATCTCTATGTCCCAATGAAGGCATAATTAAGGAAGGCTCAAAATAATGACCAAGAAGATAGATCATCGTCGTCAGGAAGTCCAGCAAATCGTCAAGAATGCCTGCGACCAGCTTAATGCAGAAGGCGTGGATGCACGCAATTATGTGGAGCAGCTGGCCTGGCTGTTTTTCCTAAAGGCATTTGATGAGGCTGAAGCGCGTCGCGAGGAAGAAGCATCCTTTGATGATA
This sequence is a window from Nitrospirota bacterium. Protein-coding genes within it:
- a CDS encoding DEAD/DEAH box helicase family protein: MNEKETCKQIIEPALQNAGWDLEAQLRIGPGRVNLTGETLTSMYDETQAIIADYLLRYRGIPLAILEAKAKSEDAADGMQQASRYAHRLLIRFSLASNGHHWILTDNDTGKYETLTTPPTPEDIVGRMGVNIDWDRWASSFIAGLHVDQVSRKKVRPYQEMAIAKTLWQFAQGNPRALLLMATGTGKTFTVFQLIWKMLNSNALKRQHILFLTDRNSLKDQAYRAFAAFSADERVTIDKETISQGQHLVGKIFFANYQNLDEELNGKKLYEYYDQDFFDLVVIDECHRSGFGDWFGVLEHFSGALQLGLTATPRELEEASRPLTAEEKRRDTYDYFGEPIYIYSLKQAIEDGYLVPYLLEERITNVDEAGYTGPDGKHYTTANFERDIRMPDRTKAIAEDLWEISGKYGLRDDKTIIFCVDDTHAAFMAQELRRLSGDNDYAARITRAERNSHQLERNFAIVGPSNPRVAVTVDLLTTGYDAPDVKNIVFARPLRSSILYKQMKGRGTRLCEDINKRYFTIFDYSGASQLEDAEFDGHPANQQKGTLPKSKPKKKSEDSAPKPVGEGVSVIISATNRYICLADGRKIPFEEYTEQSREFILDVSTKSIDELLSIWIDKKSRQELREELRDHDIYPSAFRHYLELPQTDDVDILAKIGFDLVRVPTRHQRVDRFWQKDKAWLLSHFGMALPKTAEIIPFPKPNPVSLPLAAEAPAIYKTDGQHKLEFWETALDHYALFGIDDLEQARTYGAPQFVDQFGSFQSLTRHYGGAQLLKTDLEAVKKHLYVPMKA